A genomic segment from Chitinophaga niabensis encodes:
- a CDS encoding SusC/RagA family TonB-linked outer membrane protein — translation MTKKPESVLSKKCGPLYWKAWGLFLLSLFYAPFAMAQNIKVDLARTDLARVVDLIQRQANGYEFSYQEEALAKVKLERVHLETGKLKDALDQLQQYGLKYMLDGKTVSLRYAAPALRPAPVQQVIDTRSGIITDAETGEPVIGATVRVKDGDAGTSTDEKGEFSIRAKADATLIISFIGYITKEVALKNQPAIINISLAPDQRRLKQVVVTALGIKRDEKALGYAVQKVSGEEVQRVKGVDIATSLTGKVAGLLIQNSTEFFEAPTISLRGGTPLLVINGVPYGNMTLRDISPDDIESMDVLKGSTAAALYGQRGGDGVLIITTKKSGRKGVTVSINSNTMFNAGFLTLPEVQHNYSAGLGGTYSATDYIWGDRLDIGRTAVQWDPVSKSLKEMPLTSRGKDNFKNFLEPSFITNNNISVTQTGENGSFRVSLTDIYNKGQYPNAKGNMINFSMGGEIKVGSRFNLEATVGYNKRKSPQIWGSGYGNQGYIYNLLMWTGPEYDVTQFRDYWVTPGIQQNWMYKTWYDNPYLIAYEKLNAIDQNTYNASLSAGYTLFSGARLQFRSGMDYYGNEDTKRNPININSTRGGYESKGLYMLSQLTGFSINNDLLFTINKKAGNLGIDGLAGGTIYYFRNNVLTGKTRGGLSIPGLYSLASSVERPDVIAGQSAKQVNSLFGKLTLSWKSAFFVDVTGRNDWSSTLPKASRSYFYPSVGASTVLSELFKMPKWMDFWKVRGSWALSKGDLGIYATNRTYATALGVWEGLNTGSYPTNIFDGSINPKTARTWEVGTMAYFLKNRLQADITYYNKYSYNQQTNAEISSASGFTTTLVNTNESYVRRGVEITIGGTPIANSVLRWDAMFNWSASHEYYKTLDKDYSSDNLWTKVGERRDAYVTEPWEKDPQGNVVHQDNGLPLMSKYPARIGYMDPSWIWGFTNSFAYRNFIFSFSFDGRVGGLMYEYMNNKMWDTGAHPESDNQYRYDEVVNHKITYIGNGVKVLSGEMKQDKYGRIIEDTRVFAKNDIPVSYEAYSREFADGTPGGALDPTFLKLREVSLQYNLPVNVFRKIGASAASVALTGQNVLIWRKQFKYADPDKGKDDLNSPSNRYVGMNIKLTF, via the coding sequence GGACGGGAAAACCGTATCCCTGCGTTACGCTGCGCCTGCTCTCAGGCCAGCCCCTGTACAACAGGTAATTGATACCCGTTCCGGCATCATTACAGATGCAGAAACGGGCGAACCGGTGATTGGTGCTACTGTGCGTGTAAAAGACGGCGATGCAGGTACCTCTACTGATGAAAAAGGAGAATTCAGTATCCGCGCTAAAGCAGATGCCACGCTGATCATCAGCTTCATTGGTTATATCACTAAAGAAGTAGCCCTGAAGAATCAGCCAGCCATCATCAATATTTCCCTGGCACCAGACCAGCGGCGGCTTAAACAGGTAGTGGTAACAGCCCTGGGCATCAAACGCGATGAAAAGGCGCTGGGTTATGCCGTACAGAAAGTATCCGGGGAAGAAGTACAGCGTGTGAAAGGAGTGGATATTGCCACTTCCCTCACCGGTAAAGTAGCCGGCCTGTTAATTCAGAACAGTACCGAGTTCTTTGAAGCCCCCACCATCTCTTTACGGGGCGGCACTCCCCTCCTGGTGATCAATGGTGTGCCTTATGGTAATATGACGCTCCGGGATATCAGTCCTGATGACATTGAAAGTATGGACGTGCTCAAAGGTTCTACCGCCGCCGCTCTATACGGGCAGCGTGGCGGAGACGGCGTACTCATTATTACCACCAAAAAAAGCGGCAGAAAAGGCGTTACCGTTTCTATCAACAGCAACACCATGTTCAATGCAGGTTTCCTCACCCTGCCTGAAGTGCAGCATAACTACAGCGCCGGCCTTGGTGGTACATACAGCGCAACGGATTACATCTGGGGAGACCGGCTGGATATCGGCAGAACGGCTGTTCAATGGGACCCCGTCAGCAAATCACTGAAAGAGATGCCGCTGACCTCCCGTGGCAAGGATAACTTTAAGAATTTCCTGGAGCCCAGTTTCATCACCAATAATAATATCAGTGTTACACAAACCGGGGAGAACGGAAGCTTCCGCGTTTCTTTAACGGATATCTATAATAAAGGCCAATACCCCAATGCCAAAGGAAATATGATCAACTTTTCCATGGGCGGTGAAATAAAGGTAGGCAGCCGGTTCAACCTGGAAGCAACGGTGGGCTACAATAAGCGCAAGTCTCCACAGATCTGGGGAAGCGGTTATGGCAACCAGGGTTATATCTATAACCTGCTGATGTGGACGGGGCCTGAATACGATGTTACACAATTCAGGGACTATTGGGTTACCCCGGGTATCCAGCAGAACTGGATGTATAAAACATGGTATGATAACCCTTACCTGATCGCCTATGAAAAATTGAATGCGATAGACCAGAATACTTACAATGCCAGTCTTTCTGCAGGCTATACTTTATTCTCCGGCGCACGCCTGCAATTCAGGAGTGGCATGGATTATTATGGCAATGAAGATACCAAACGCAATCCCATCAATATTAACTCTACCCGTGGCGGATATGAGTCCAAAGGACTGTATATGCTGAGCCAGCTGACTGGTTTCAGTATCAACAACGACCTGCTTTTCACCATCAATAAAAAAGCAGGCAACCTGGGCATTGACGGGCTCGCGGGCGGAACTATCTATTATTTCAGGAACAATGTATTGACGGGTAAAACAAGGGGCGGGCTGTCCATTCCCGGACTTTACTCCCTGGCCTCCTCTGTTGAACGGCCTGATGTAATTGCCGGCCAATCTGCCAAACAGGTGAACAGCCTGTTCGGCAAACTCACCCTTTCCTGGAAGAGTGCGTTCTTTGTGGATGTAACAGGCAGGAATGACTGGAGCTCTACCCTGCCCAAAGCCAGCCGTTCTTATTTCTACCCTTCCGTGGGCGCCAGCACCGTATTATCGGAGCTGTTCAAAATGCCAAAGTGGATGGACTTCTGGAAAGTGCGCGGATCCTGGGCTTTGTCTAAAGGCGACCTGGGCATCTATGCCACCAACAGGACCTATGCTACTGCTTTAGGTGTTTGGGAAGGGCTTAATACCGGTAGTTATCCTACCAATATCTTCGATGGCAGTATCAATCCCAAAACTGCCCGCACCTGGGAAGTGGGTACGATGGCCTATTTCCTGAAGAACCGCCTGCAGGCAGATATTACTTATTACAACAAGTACAGTTATAACCAGCAGACCAATGCGGAGATCTCTTCCGCCTCCGGTTTTACCACTACCCTGGTGAATACCAATGAATCCTATGTACGCCGCGGCGTGGAGATCACCATCGGTGGTACACCTATTGCCAACAGTGTATTGCGCTGGGATGCCATGTTCAACTGGTCCGCCTCACATGAATATTACAAAACACTGGACAAAGATTATTCCTCTGATAACCTGTGGACGAAAGTGGGTGAACGCCGGGATGCTTACGTAACAGAGCCATGGGAAAAAGACCCGCAGGGTAATGTGGTACACCAGGATAACGGCCTGCCACTGATGAGCAAATACCCTGCCCGCATTGGCTACATGGATCCCAGCTGGATCTGGGGCTTTACCAACAGCTTTGCCTACCGCAATTTCATCTTCAGCTTCAGTTTCGACGGCAGAGTAGGCGGCCTGATGTATGAATACATGAATAACAAGATGTGGGATACCGGGGCACATCCAGAGAGCGACAACCAGTATCGTTATGATGAAGTGGTGAACCATAAGATCACCTATATAGGCAATGGAGTGAAAGTACTTTCCGGGGAAATGAAACAGGATAAATATGGCCGGATCATAGAAGATACCCGCGTGTTTGCGAAGAATGATATTCCCGTTTCCTATGAAGCATACTCCCGCGAATTTGCAGATGGTACACCGGGCGGCGCCCTTGACCCTACCTTCCTGAAATTGCGTGAAGTATCCCTTCAATACAACCTCCCCGTGAATGTATTCAGGAAAATAGGTGCGAGTGCTGCTTCCGTTGCTTTAACCGGGCAGAATGTACTGATCTGGCGGAAACAATTCAAGTATGCGGACCCGGACAAAGGCAAGGATGACCTGAACTCTCCTTCCAACCGCTACGTGGGCATGAACATCAAGCTTACATTCTGA
- a CDS encoding SusD/RagB family nutrient-binding outer membrane lipoprotein, which translates to MYKQYITILLAAILLSGCSKFDAINTDPNKTTIVTAEMLATTLLLDVTKTTFKSGTDFMRPHMLGKYTCWSSSANEEQYNRLGRTEFFDRLVVLNNIEKMISLATSPELKNSYTALGHTLRAWRFFELTMQVGDIPYSQALKGEAEGIIKPGYDQQKDVFLGILQELDKADSLFAKGVNFGGDPVYGGNTLKWRKLVNTFQLKVLINLFRKTADTDLKVISRFQKIMNGLPLFEGNEDNFQLKFFDKSGEKYPFYKEGNQSYVYIMLSSVIIDSLKSLQDRRLFYYTNPSPVKIEQGMAVNNWNAYIGLDPSMLYSSLTQIAGSRDYSTINDRYLELATGEPIYLLSYAELKFMQAEAAVRGWITGDAATYYNAGITAAMKFVTDNTPDEVRYHHNMQITNDYVQNIYLKQPAVTFSALPEQQLKQIFQQKYISTYLQDPGHAFYEYRRTGYPVFPVNPASNMNIPSDKIPNRWMYPQKELDFNSTHLSEAVQRQYGNDDVNGLMWLLKAN; encoded by the coding sequence ATGTACAAGCAATATATAACGATATTATTAGCGGCCATCCTGCTCAGCGGCTGCTCAAAATTTGACGCGATCAATACAGATCCGAACAAAACAACTATAGTGACAGCTGAAATGCTGGCCACTACCCTGCTGCTGGACGTCACCAAAACTACTTTTAAATCAGGTACTGATTTCATGCGCCCACACATGCTGGGCAAATATACCTGCTGGTCTTCCAGCGCAAACGAGGAACAATACAACCGCCTGGGCCGTACGGAGTTCTTCGACCGTTTGGTGGTATTGAACAATATCGAAAAAATGATATCGCTCGCTACCAGTCCTGAACTAAAGAACTCCTATACTGCCCTGGGCCATACTCTCCGGGCCTGGCGCTTCTTTGAACTCACCATGCAGGTGGGAGACATTCCTTATTCACAGGCACTGAAAGGTGAGGCAGAGGGCATTATCAAACCAGGTTATGATCAGCAAAAAGATGTGTTCCTGGGCATTCTGCAGGAGCTGGACAAAGCAGACAGCCTGTTTGCCAAAGGCGTTAATTTCGGCGGAGACCCTGTTTACGGCGGTAATACACTGAAGTGGCGGAAACTGGTGAATACCTTCCAGCTGAAGGTACTGATCAACCTTTTCCGCAAAACAGCGGATACAGATCTGAAAGTGATCTCCCGTTTCCAGAAGATCATGAACGGACTGCCGCTCTTTGAAGGGAATGAAGATAATTTCCAGCTGAAATTCTTCGACAAGTCCGGTGAGAAGTATCCTTTTTATAAGGAAGGCAACCAGTCCTATGTATACATCATGCTGAGCAGTGTGATCATAGACTCCTTAAAATCTTTGCAGGACCGCCGTCTTTTCTACTACACCAATCCTTCCCCGGTAAAGATAGAACAGGGTATGGCCGTGAATAACTGGAACGCCTATATTGGTCTTGATCCTTCCATGTTATATTCCAGTCTTACACAGATCGCGGGATCGCGGGACTACTCCACTATTAACGACCGCTACCTGGAATTAGCAACCGGAGAGCCTATTTACCTGTTGAGCTATGCAGAGCTAAAGTTCATGCAGGCAGAAGCAGCAGTAAGAGGCTGGATCACCGGCGATGCGGCCACTTATTACAACGCAGGCATAACGGCGGCGATGAAGTTTGTAACCGATAACACACCGGATGAAGTGCGGTATCATCACAATATGCAGATCACAAATGATTACGTGCAGAACATCTATTTAAAACAGCCTGCCGTTACATTCTCTGCGCTGCCTGAACAACAACTCAAACAGATCTTCCAGCAAAAATACATTTCCACTTATCTGCAAGACCCCGGCCATGCATTTTATGAATACAGGCGCACAGGCTATCCTGTATTCCCGGTGAATCCGGCCTCTAATATGAATATCCCTTCAGACAAAATTCCCAATCGCTGGATGTACCCGCAAAAGGAACTGGATTTTAACAGCACACATCTCTCGGAGGCTGTACAGCGCCAGTATGGGAACGACGATGTGAATGGGCTGATGTGGTTACTGAAGGCAAACTAA
- a CDS encoding metallophosphoesterase, with the protein MQRILILLVFFLGSSAFREKPYFVIKPYVQLATQQSIRILWETSEPGVSWVEYGPALYGVEQPVLTLKAAAADVTAMHEITLKELTAETDCFYRTVTVLRGGDTLISEASPFKTAVKENTPIGFAVFSDSQKNAPVWGKLTTLAAKERPNFAIHGGDLVDYGYVKRNWVEEFFAPSYNFMRSYPIYTIMGNHEHGAPYYYQYLSNPDPEYYYTFQYGNTQFFLFDTDHDVKPGTEVYEWLERELARSTATWKIAMHHHPPFSSDTDDFGETAKGGRSTLGDPDLKDLPPLYEKYGVDIVFYGHIHTYERTWPVLNGKPQGDKGVRYINIGGSGGDVEHSAPTRSWFTNKVKTGFHFGYVRIAENVLQFQAIDEDGHVFDAFDLTKGAPWHDASLARKVPPAPMFSSAADVFTDELKVTLEAALPELEIRYTTDGTEPGKRSALYTAPFNLKQSSTLKAVAFSKEGVSRVAEKKFVKQVPFAGVGSAAFSPGLLYRYAEGTVKSKADFERLSFSQPAVVKSYDLKEIIHRGEEWAVEFTGYVYVAEDGVYKFSGHAENWLKFYVHDQQLIEEYDQDITMGGEIALKAGYHPVKIIYYDLRRPPSIDLYLQQTGGKVSPLADSALFH; encoded by the coding sequence ATGCAAAGGATATTGATATTATTGGTATTCTTCCTGGGCAGCAGTGCGTTCAGGGAGAAACCCTACTTCGTTATAAAACCATACGTGCAACTGGCAACGCAGCAAAGCATACGGATACTCTGGGAAACATCTGAGCCAGGCGTATCCTGGGTAGAGTACGGCCCTGCATTATACGGTGTGGAACAGCCGGTACTTACTTTAAAGGCTGCAGCTGCTGATGTAACGGCCATGCACGAGATAACACTAAAAGAACTAACGGCGGAAACCGATTGTTTCTACCGTACGGTCACCGTACTCCGGGGAGGTGATACATTGATCAGTGAGGCCTCCCCCTTTAAAACTGCCGTGAAGGAAAATACACCTATCGGGTTTGCGGTGTTCAGCGATTCCCAGAAGAATGCGCCTGTTTGGGGGAAACTGACCACCCTGGCAGCAAAAGAGCGCCCGAACTTCGCTATTCATGGCGGAGACCTGGTAGATTACGGTTATGTAAAACGCAATTGGGTGGAAGAGTTCTTTGCGCCCTCTTATAACTTCATGCGCAGCTATCCGATCTATACCATTATGGGTAATCATGAACATGGAGCGCCCTATTATTACCAGTACCTCAGCAATCCCGATCCTGAGTACTATTATACTTTCCAATACGGGAACACCCAGTTCTTCCTCTTTGATACAGATCACGATGTGAAGCCAGGCACGGAAGTATATGAATGGCTGGAAAGGGAACTGGCGCGTTCTACCGCTACCTGGAAGATTGCCATGCATCACCATCCGCCTTTTTCATCCGACACGGATGATTTTGGAGAAACTGCGAAGGGTGGCCGTTCTACGCTGGGCGATCCTGACCTGAAGGACCTGCCGCCATTGTATGAAAAGTATGGCGTAGATATAGTTTTCTATGGTCACATTCATACGTATGAACGTACATGGCCCGTCTTAAACGGGAAACCTCAAGGTGATAAAGGCGTACGGTACATTAATATCGGTGGCAGTGGCGGTGATGTGGAACATTCCGCACCTACCCGCTCCTGGTTCACCAATAAAGTGAAAACGGGGTTTCACTTCGGGTATGTAAGGATTGCAGAAAATGTACTGCAGTTCCAGGCGATCGATGAAGACGGGCATGTATTTGATGCTTTTGATCTCACGAAGGGAGCGCCCTGGCACGATGCCTCCTTAGCACGTAAAGTACCGCCTGCACCTATGTTCTCTTCTGCCGCCGATGTTTTCACAGATGAATTGAAAGTAACGCTGGAAGCGGCATTACCGGAGCTGGAGATCCGTTATACCACAGATGGTACCGAACCGGGGAAACGTTCTGCGCTGTATACTGCTCCATTTAATTTAAAGCAGAGCAGCACTTTAAAAGCGGTTGCTTTCAGTAAAGAAGGTGTTAGCCGTGTGGCGGAGAAAAAGTTTGTGAAGCAGGTGCCTTTTGCAGGTGTTGGCAGTGCCGCGTTTTCGCCCGGACTGTTGTACCGCTACGCAGAGGGTACCGTGAAGAGTAAAGCGGACTTTGAGCGGCTTTCTTTTAGCCAGCCGGCTGTAGTAAAAAGTTATGATCTTAAAGAGATCATACATCGCGGGGAAGAATGGGCGGTTGAATTTACGGGATATGTATATGTGGCAGAAGATGGAGTGTATAAATTTAGCGGCCATGCGGAGAACTGGTTGAAGTTCTATGTGCATGATCAGCAGCTGATCGAGGAATATGACCAGGATATTACCATGGGCGGAGAGATTGCTTTGAAGGCAGGATACCATCCTGTGAAGATCATTTACTATGATCTGCGGAGGCCACCTTCTATTGATCTGTACCTACAGCAAACAGGCGGAAAAGTGAGTCCTTTAGCGGATAGTGCTTTATTTCATTAA
- a CDS encoding helix-turn-helix domain-containing protein — translation MDKAGQLILKRSKEITENYFQFLDKHIAEVVSGEVSNFMKINQIASELFISHKHLTDTVQKETGNHPCHFYDLKIIDEAKKMLSETDKSASEIAKILTYDPSNFSKFFKKFVGQTPEKFRKAHK, via the coding sequence ATGGACAAAGCAGGACAATTGATATTAAAAAGAAGTAAAGAAATTACCGAAAATTACTTTCAGTTCCTGGACAAACACATTGCTGAGGTTGTCTCTGGAGAAGTGAGCAATTTTATGAAAATAAACCAAATAGCAAGTGAACTATTTATTTCGCATAAACATTTAACCGATACCGTACAAAAAGAGACCGGAAACCACCCTTGCCATTTTTATGACCTCAAAATTATAGATGAAGCAAAAAAGATGCTTTCTGAAACGGATAAATCAGCATCAGAAATTGCAAAAATATTGACTTATGACCCCTCAAATTTTTCAAAATTCTTCAAAAAGTTTGTAGGACAAACACCTGAAAAATTCAGAAAAGCACATAAATAA
- a CDS encoding SDR family oxidoreductase: protein MARNDLEGKVVLIAGGAKNLGGLLSRNFASKGAKVAIHYNSESTKADAEKTLADITNTGGEAFLFQADLTKVENIARLFNETIAKFGGIDIAINTVGKVLKKPFVDTTEEEYDSMSDINSKVAYFFIQEAGKKLNDNGKINTIVTSLLAAFTGYYSTYAGAKAPVEHFTRAASKEFGSRGISVTAVAPGPMDTPFFYGQESNDAVAYHKQASDLGGLTDIRDIAPLVEFLVTDGWWITGQTIFANGGYTTR, encoded by the coding sequence ATGGCAAGAAACGATTTAGAAGGAAAAGTAGTATTAATTGCAGGTGGTGCTAAAAATTTGGGTGGTTTATTAAGCCGTAATTTTGCATCTAAAGGGGCGAAAGTAGCAATTCATTACAATAGTGAGAGCACAAAAGCAGATGCTGAAAAAACACTAGCGGATATCACAAATACTGGTGGAGAAGCATTTTTATTCCAGGCAGATTTGACTAAAGTTGAAAACATCGCCAGGTTGTTTAATGAAACAATTGCAAAATTCGGAGGAATTGATATTGCTATCAATACTGTAGGCAAAGTGTTAAAAAAACCTTTTGTTGATACAACCGAAGAAGAATACGACAGTATGAGCGACATCAATTCCAAAGTAGCATATTTCTTTATTCAGGAAGCAGGTAAAAAACTGAACGATAACGGAAAAATCAACACCATTGTCACTTCGTTACTTGCTGCGTTTACGGGATATTATTCAACTTATGCCGGAGCAAAAGCTCCAGTCGAACATTTTACAAGAGCAGCTTCAAAAGAATTTGGTTCACGTGGAATTTCCGTAACAGCAGTTGCTCCCGGACCGATGGATACTCCTTTCTTCTATGGACAAGAAAGTAACGATGCAGTAGCGTATCACAAACAAGCATCAGATTTAGGTGGGTTGACCGACATCAGGGACATTGCACCGCTTGTAGAGTTTTTAGTAACAGATGGTTGGTGGATAACAGGACAAACCATTTTTGCGAATGGTGGTTATACAACAAGATAA
- a CDS encoding thioredoxin family protein, giving the protein MKKITLLLSCLLIFAAGFAQTTSQPKLYDPAANAKEDIATAVKKAAASGKHVFLQMGGNWCGWCIAFDKLVKSNDTLKNYLADNYEVVHVNYSQENKNEAVFASLGHPERFGFPVFVILDGKGQRIHTQNSEYLEEGKGHSSKKVLQFFKHWSPSALKPVAQK; this is encoded by the coding sequence ATGAAAAAGATCACGCTCCTGCTCAGCTGCCTGCTGATATTTGCTGCAGGCTTTGCTCAAACCACCAGTCAGCCCAAACTCTACGATCCGGCTGCGAATGCAAAAGAGGATATCGCCACTGCGGTAAAGAAGGCAGCAGCCTCCGGCAAACACGTTTTCCTCCAGATGGGTGGAAACTGGTGTGGCTGGTGCATTGCTTTCGATAAACTGGTTAAATCCAATGATACCCTGAAAAACTACCTGGCGGATAACTACGAAGTAGTACATGTGAATTACAGCCAGGAGAACAAGAACGAAGCGGTGTTTGCCTCCCTGGGTCACCCGGAGCGTTTCGGCTTCCCGGTGTTTGTGATCCTGGACGGGAAAGGCCAGCGCATCCATACACAGAACTCAGAGTACCTGGAAGAAGGGAAGGGGCATAGCAGTAAAAAGGTACTGCAGTTCTTTAAACATTGGTCGCCCTCAGCGTTGAAACCTGTTGCGCAGAAATAA
- a CDS encoding DUF1801 domain-containing protein — translation MNIQEQIEKYISSQPELKRSDMQALHDLTLQILPGCKLWFDNGQNSENKTVSNPTIGYGFHTIKYADGKTRDFFQIGLSANKTGISVYILGIRDKTYLVQTFGKEIGKASVTGYCIKFKTLKDINMDVLEAAIRYGVEVTGEN, via the coding sequence ATGAACATACAGGAACAGATCGAAAAGTATATTTCCAGCCAGCCTGAACTAAAGCGTAGCGATATGCAGGCGTTGCACGATCTCACCCTTCAGATTTTACCAGGTTGTAAATTATGGTTCGACAATGGTCAAAACAGTGAAAATAAAACGGTGAGCAACCCTACTATTGGCTATGGATTTCATACTATTAAATATGCTGATGGAAAGACCAGGGATTTTTTTCAAATTGGTTTGAGTGCAAACAAAACCGGGATCTCTGTTTATATCCTTGGTATCAGGGATAAAACTTACTTAGTCCAAACATTTGGAAAAGAAATAGGTAAGGCAAGCGTGACCGGATATTGCATTAAGTTCAAAACGCTGAAAGATATAAACATGGATGTACTTGAAGCTGCAATACGGTACGGGGTTGAGGTTACGGGTGAAAATTAA